Proteins from a single region of Candidatus Binatia bacterium:
- a CDS encoding MraY family glycosyltransferase, with protein sequence MNAHPISASVLYAAAFVIAGIVSALATPLVVRLANHLGIVDNDGAERRMHDLPKPRVGGIAVFFGFAFALFAVLGVSLASPRALMPSSEQVDAIHRLVGLLFGSLLILGVGIWDDVMHMRARNKLVAQIVVALISMLYGFVIPGINNPFDHNPGTNWIDFPLWIGVPLTLLWYVGMMNAINFLDGLDGLLAGVAAISSVFLFVIAVVHDNPVVALVVIALAGAALGFLPFNFNPARIILGDAGSLFIGYVFATVSIIGASKTAIAISVVVPLLVLALPVIDTAAAIVRRASTGKRITEADRGHLHHQLIFRFGLNVRQAVLLLYAVCLVLGAVALAFSGEFTHVFRHAT encoded by the coding sequence ATGAACGCGCATCCGATCAGCGCGAGCGTCTTGTATGCGGCGGCATTCGTCATCGCCGGCATCGTCAGCGCGCTCGCGACGCCGCTGGTCGTGCGGTTGGCCAATCACCTCGGCATCGTCGACAACGACGGCGCAGAGCGGCGCATGCACGATCTACCGAAGCCGCGCGTCGGCGGCATCGCCGTCTTCTTCGGCTTTGCGTTCGCCCTCTTCGCGGTGCTGGGCGTGTCGCTGGCGTCGCCGCGCGCGCTAATGCCGTCGAGCGAGCAGGTTGACGCGATTCACCGGCTCGTGGGGCTGCTCTTCGGAAGCCTCTTGATCTTGGGCGTCGGCATCTGGGATGACGTCATGCATATGCGCGCGCGCAACAAGCTCGTCGCGCAGATCGTCGTGGCGCTGATCTCGATGCTCTACGGCTTCGTCATCCCCGGGATCAATAACCCGTTCGACCACAATCCCGGCACAAACTGGATCGACTTTCCGCTCTGGATCGGCGTGCCGCTGACGCTCCTTTGGTACGTCGGCATGATGAACGCGATCAACTTCCTCGACGGTTTGGACGGACTGTTGGCCGGCGTCGCCGCGATCTCGAGCGTCTTTCTTTTCGTTATCGCCGTCGTTCACGACAACCCGGTCGTGGCCTTGGTGGTGATCGCCCTGGCCGGCGCTGCCCTGGGCTTCCTGCCGTTTAACTTCAACCCGGCGCGGATCATCCTCGGAGACGCGGGCTCGCTCTTCATCGGCTACGTGTTCGCGACGGTGTCGATCATCGGCGCGAGCAAGACGGCTATCGCGATCAGCGTCGTGGTGCCGCTGCTCGTGCTCGCCCTGCCGGTGATCGACACCGCCGCGGCGATCGTACGCCGGGCCAGCACCGGCAAGCGGATCACCGAGGCCGATCGCGGCCACCTCCATCACCAGCTGATTTTCCGCTTCGGTCTCAACGTCCGCCAGGCCGTACTACTGCTCTACGCGGTGTGCTTAGTGCTCGGCGCGGTAGCGCTGGCCTTTTCCGGCGAATTCACGCACGTCTTTCGCCACGCGACGTAA
- a CDS encoding cytidine/deoxycytidylate deaminase family protein — protein sequence MRPGWDEYFMQIAHTVGTRATCPRASVGCVLIRDHRILTTGYNGAPRGVAHCTEVGCTLVNEHCLRATHAEANAVVQGALHGVSLDRATAYCTHQPCVNCSKLLISAGVVKIVYDEPYPDPVASQLLAEAGVALVAYRALESARG from the coding sequence GTGCGCCCCGGCTGGGACGAGTACTTCATGCAGATCGCGCACACGGTCGGCACGCGTGCGACGTGTCCGCGTGCCTCGGTCGGCTGCGTGCTAATCCGCGACCATCGAATTCTGACGACGGGCTACAACGGCGCGCCGCGGGGCGTCGCGCATTGCACCGAGGTGGGCTGCACGCTGGTCAACGAACACTGTCTGCGTGCCACTCACGCGGAGGCCAACGCCGTGGTGCAGGGAGCGCTGCACGGCGTGAGCCTGGATCGTGCGACCGCGTACTGCACGCACCAGCCGTGCGTGAACTGCTCGAAGCTGCTGATCAGCGCCGGGGTCGTGAAGATCGTGTACGACGAGCCGTATCCCGATCCGGTGGCGAGCCAGCTGCTCGCGGAAGCCGGGGTCGCGCTGGTCGCGTACCGCGCCCTCGAGAGCGCGCGCGGATGA
- the glyA gene encoding serine hydroxymethyltransferase, with amino-acid sequence MDILTPSAIEAQDPELFEAIAGEERRQRENLELIASENYASRAVREAMGSVMTNKYAEGYPGKRYYGGCEWVDVAETLAIDRVKQIFGADHANVQPHSGAQANMAVFMAVLQPGDTVLGMSLAHGGHLTHGTKVSFSGKLYNAVAYGVRSDTELIDFDQVRALAREHKPKLIVAGASAYPRVMEYGPFREIADEIGAPLLVDFAHVAGLVAAGLHPSPVPIADFVTSTTHKTLRGPRGGFILSTAKWAQPIDKSVFPGIQGGPLMHAIAAKAVGFGEALQPEFAAYQRQVVENARAMADEFTRAGLRLVAGGTDTHLILVDVSVKGLTGKAVEAYLDEIGITVNKNAIPFDKQKPMVASGIRLGTPAITARGFGAEESREVARIICAGFGDIEERAHIEKLRGRVRELTSHYDVP; translated from the coding sequence ATGGATATTCTCACACCGTCCGCTATCGAAGCGCAGGATCCCGAGCTCTTCGAGGCCATCGCCGGCGAGGAGCGCCGGCAGCGGGAGAACCTAGAGCTGATCGCATCGGAGAACTATGCGAGCCGCGCCGTACGCGAAGCGATGGGCAGCGTGATGACCAACAAGTATGCGGAGGGTTATCCCGGCAAGCGTTACTACGGCGGATGCGAGTGGGTCGACGTGGCTGAGACGCTCGCGATCGATCGCGTGAAGCAGATCTTCGGCGCGGATCATGCCAACGTGCAGCCGCACTCCGGCGCACAGGCCAACATGGCGGTGTTCATGGCGGTGCTGCAGCCGGGCGACACGGTGCTGGGCATGTCGCTTGCGCACGGCGGTCACCTCACCCACGGAACGAAGGTCAGCTTCTCCGGTAAGCTCTACAACGCGGTCGCGTACGGCGTGAGGAGCGACACGGAGCTGATCGACTTCGATCAGGTCCGCGCGCTGGCGCGCGAGCATAAGCCGAAACTGATCGTCGCGGGCGCGAGCGCGTATCCGCGCGTGATGGAGTACGGACCCTTCCGCGAGATCGCCGACGAGATCGGCGCGCCGCTGCTCGTCGACTTCGCGCACGTCGCGGGGCTGGTCGCCGCGGGGCTGCATCCCTCGCCGGTCCCCATCGCGGACTTCGTGACGTCGACGACGCACAAGACGCTGCGCGGCCCGCGCGGCGGCTTCATCCTATCGACGGCGAAGTGGGCGCAGCCGATCGACAAGAGCGTGTTCCCCGGAATTCAGGGCGGTCCGCTGATGCACGCGATCGCAGCGAAGGCCGTCGGGTTCGGCGAGGCGCTGCAGCCGGAGTTCGCCGCCTATCAGCGTCAGGTCGTCGAAAACGCGCGGGCGATGGCCGACGAGTTCACGCGCGCCGGACTGCGTCTGGTCGCGGGCGGCACCGACACGCACCTGATCCTCGTGGACGTCTCGGTCAAGGGCCTGACCGGCAAGGCCGTCGAGGCGTATCTCGACGAGATCGGGATCACGGTGAACAAGAACGCGATCCCGTTCGACAAGCAGAAGCCCATGGTGGCGAGCGGCATCCGGCTCGGCACGCCCGCGATCACCGCGCGCGGGTTCGGCGCCGAGGAGTCCCGCGAGGTTGCGCGGATCATCTGCGCGGGCTTCGGCGACATCGAGGAGCGCGCGCATATCGAAAAGCTGCGCGGCCGCGTTCGCGAGCTGACGTCGCACTACGACGTACCCTAA
- the rpiB gene encoding ribose 5-phosphate isomerase B, protein MKIALGADHAGFEYKDRIAQILRDRGYDVLDFGTHDATPVDYPQYGYAVGEAVATGQADRGILVCGSSLGIAMAANKVPGIRCAPVDEPYATELARRHNDANVVAFSERLTGWEMIERMLDVYLATPFDGGRHAHRTQQLFEFGEAQRVRTLKDLERGEVTDAQTPKDLVGVP, encoded by the coding sequence ATGAAAATTGCCCTGGGCGCAGACCACGCCGGATTTGAATACAAGGATCGCATCGCGCAGATTCTACGCGACCGCGGATACGACGTGCTCGATTTTGGGACACACGACGCGACACCCGTGGATTATCCGCAATACGGTTACGCCGTCGGCGAGGCCGTGGCGACTGGCCAGGCCGACCGCGGAATACTCGTCTGCGGATCGAGCCTCGGCATCGCGATGGCGGCCAACAAGGTGCCCGGAATACGCTGCGCGCCGGTCGACGAGCCGTACGCAACGGAGCTCGCGCGCCGGCACAACGATGCGAACGTGGTCGCGTTTTCCGAACGGCTCACGGGCTGGGAGATGATCGAGCGAATGCTCGACGTTTATCTCGCAACGCCGTTCGACGGCGGGCGTCACGCCCACCGGACACAACAGCTGTTCGAGTTCGGCGAGGCGCAGCGCGTGCGCACGCTCAAGGATCTGGAGCGCGGCGAAGTAACCGACGCGCAAACACCGAAGGATCTCGTCGGAGTGCCGTGA
- a CDS encoding dipeptide epimerase has product MPRLRLSVSSLELPLVHPFRIARCEESVARTAIVRVRADEREGIGEAAPTERYDESVESVVAYLTSHLLAADDPYRLDSLLHAEIPPAARAGLDLALHDLIGKELGKPLYDLLGLDPSATPATSFTIGIADPELTLRKVAEAGDHPILKIKLGIGTASEQVETIAAIRTRYGGVLRIDANEGWDVGTAVRILNELEPYGIELCEQPLPAGHPEQLRAVRERVSIPIVADEDALVASDLPRLFGCVDGVNVKLAKAGGIRGALAMIHTARAMDLRVMIGCMVESAVASTAAAQISPLADWADIDGPFLIARDPFAGVTYRDGKLVLPQAPGLGVREVVPA; this is encoded by the coding sequence ATGCCGAGGCTGCGCCTCTCCGTTTCGTCGCTTGAGTTGCCGCTCGTACATCCGTTCAGGATCGCTCGCTGCGAAGAGTCCGTCGCGCGCACGGCGATCGTTCGCGTGCGCGCGGACGAACGCGAGGGAATCGGCGAGGCGGCTCCGACGGAGCGCTACGACGAATCGGTCGAAAGCGTCGTAGCGTACCTCACTTCGCATCTGCTCGCCGCGGACGATCCGTATCGGCTCGACTCGCTGCTGCACGCTGAAATCCCCCCGGCTGCGCGTGCCGGGCTCGACCTCGCGCTGCACGATCTGATTGGCAAGGAGCTGGGCAAACCGCTCTACGATCTGCTCGGCCTCGACCCATCGGCGACGCCCGCGACGTCGTTTACGATCGGAATCGCCGATCCGGAGCTGACGCTGCGAAAGGTCGCGGAGGCCGGCGACCATCCGATTCTCAAGATCAAGCTCGGCATCGGAACTGCGTCCGAACAGGTCGAGACCATCGCCGCAATTCGCACGCGCTACGGTGGCGTGCTGCGCATCGACGCCAACGAGGGGTGGGACGTCGGCACGGCGGTGCGCATTCTGAACGAGCTCGAGCCCTACGGGATCGAGCTGTGCGAGCAGCCGCTGCCGGCTGGGCATCCCGAGCAACTGAGGGCCGTGCGCGAGCGCGTCTCGATTCCAATCGTCGCCGACGAGGACGCGCTGGTCGCGAGCGACCTGCCCCGGCTGTTCGGCTGCGTCGATGGCGTGAACGTCAAGCTGGCCAAGGCCGGCGGCATTCGCGGCGCGCTCGCGATGATCCACACGGCACGCGCGATGGATCTGCGCGTGATGATCGGGTGCATGGTCGAGAGCGCGGTCGCGTCGACCGCCGCGGCGCAGATCTCGCCGCTGGCGGACTGGGCCGACATCGACGGACCGTTCTTGATCGCGCGCGATCCGTTCGCGGGCGTGACGTATCGCGACGGAAAGCTCGTCTTGCCGCAGGCCCCCGGGCTGGGCGTTCGGGAGGTCGTGCCGGCGTGA
- a CDS encoding DUF1611 domain-containing protein: MTRRYAILAPGSFSTDAKTAHGVVRYGADDVVAVIDPSLAGKRVSDVMPHLQSDAPIVTSVADALAFAPTALLIGTAPKGGGLTPEWRAAVLEAISARLEIVSGLHDMLAVDRELHIAALAAGTTIWDVREPPDVPLFSGDVYGVQAPIVLTVGNDCAVGKMSVALEVVRAANAAGKNARFVPTGQTGILIAGWGISVDRVISDFAPGAAEQLVLYAAHEGADLIVVEGQGAINHPAYAPVTLALMTGSAPDALILVVDPRRAAIESYGTPTLPYAAAIEIHERLLQTIKPAEVVGIALNTRGLNEAEARSEAALARDATHLPADDVVRFGAERFYAEIASRIVKRPPLQAPA, encoded by the coding sequence GTGACGCGGCGGTACGCGATCCTCGCGCCCGGATCATTTTCAACCGATGCGAAGACGGCGCATGGCGTCGTCCGCTACGGCGCCGACGACGTCGTCGCGGTCATCGATCCGTCCCTTGCCGGCAAGCGCGTGAGCGACGTCATGCCGCATCTCCAGAGCGACGCCCCGATCGTCACGAGCGTTGCAGATGCGCTGGCGTTCGCGCCGACGGCCCTGCTCATCGGAACCGCCCCCAAGGGCGGCGGTTTGACGCCAGAATGGCGAGCGGCCGTCCTCGAGGCGATCAGCGCGAGGCTCGAGATCGTGAGCGGGTTGCACGACATGCTCGCCGTGGATCGCGAGCTCCACATCGCCGCACTCGCGGCCGGCACGACGATCTGGGACGTTCGCGAGCCGCCCGACGTGCCGCTGTTCTCCGGCGACGTGTACGGAGTGCAAGCTCCGATCGTGCTGACGGTCGGCAACGACTGCGCCGTCGGCAAGATGAGCGTCGCACTCGAGGTCGTGCGCGCGGCAAACGCCGCGGGCAAGAACGCGCGCTTCGTTCCGACGGGGCAGACCGGGATTCTCATCGCCGGCTGGGGCATCTCCGTCGACCGCGTGATATCGGACTTCGCTCCCGGCGCGGCCGAACAGCTTGTGCTCTACGCGGCGCACGAAGGGGCCGACTTGATCGTCGTCGAGGGTCAGGGCGCGATCAACCATCCGGCGTACGCTCCGGTGACGCTTGCGCTGATGACCGGCAGCGCGCCGGACGCGCTGATCCTCGTCGTCGATCCGCGGCGCGCGGCGATCGAGTCGTACGGAACGCCCACGCTGCCGTACGCGGCGGCGATCGAGATTCACGAACGCTTGCTGCAAACGATAAAGCCCGCCGAGGTCGTGGGGATCGCCCTCAACACGCGCGGGCTGAACGAGGCGGAGGCGCGCTCCGAGGCCGCGCTCGCCCGCGACGCGACGCACTTACCTGCCGACGACGTCGTGCGCTTCGGAGCCGAGCGGTTCTACGCCGAGATCGCGTCGCGGATCGTAAAGCGGCCGCCGCTGCAAGCGCCCGCGTGA
- a CDS encoding peptide ABC transporter substrate-binding protein: MNATARLAAAALALLVALGGCARSKTSAAAGERNAWTVPGVLRLGEDEEPDSLNLMYAHTWAADNVAGLLFSFLLRYDASGNLIPDLAVAVPSIANGGISRDGKRIVVHLRKGARWADGAPLTAADWLFTYRAVMNSANAVKTRYGWDGIALASAPDPFTIDIRLKKANVAVLGILAIGGAAYPPLPAHLLAKLPDLNRASFNQSPLSSGPYILKAWNHGTSLTFVPNPRYFRGAPKIKEVVWKVIPDVNTLLNELATHEIDVYPNVSANAIARLSSIEGVTVAHGLIANWRHLGINTSRPQLGDVRVRRAIAEAVDWARIERTVFHSLDSLAVSDIFPQSWAAPALAPYRYDPADARRLLAAAGWRLGRDGVLHKGALGMHLTIYATTGHQENTESQVLIQSMLRDVGVDVAVRNYPGSYLFAMDGPLYTGKYDLEWSIETNGPDPDNSGDWNGAFIPPHGANTSWLNDPVVNATSAAAASTFDQAKRKALYQREEERIRKVVPAVFFSWQTNYTAINDDVKHYVPAAFIGDSWNAWEWNV, translated from the coding sequence GTGAACGCGACAGCGCGCCTCGCCGCGGCGGCGCTAGCGCTGCTCGTGGCCCTAGGCGGATGCGCGCGATCGAAGACGAGCGCGGCCGCCGGAGAGCGCAACGCGTGGACTGTGCCCGGCGTGTTACGGCTCGGCGAAGACGAGGAGCCCGACAGTCTGAACTTGATGTACGCGCATACCTGGGCCGCAGATAATGTCGCGGGCCTGCTCTTTTCGTTTCTGCTCCGTTACGACGCGAGCGGGAACCTGATCCCGGACCTCGCTGTCGCCGTTCCGTCGATCGCCAACGGGGGCATCAGCCGCGACGGGAAACGCATCGTCGTGCATCTGCGGAAGGGTGCACGGTGGGCCGACGGCGCGCCGCTGACGGCGGCGGATTGGCTCTTCACCTATCGCGCCGTGATGAACTCCGCCAACGCGGTCAAGACGCGCTACGGGTGGGACGGCATCGCATTGGCCAGCGCACCGGATCCGTTCACGATCGACATTCGGTTGAAGAAGGCCAACGTCGCGGTGCTCGGCATCCTCGCGATCGGCGGAGCTGCCTACCCGCCGCTGCCGGCACACCTGCTTGCGAAGCTGCCCGATCTCAACCGGGCATCGTTCAACCAGAGCCCGCTCTCGAGCGGACCCTATATCCTCAAAGCGTGGAATCACGGCACGTCGCTGACGTTCGTGCCCAACCCGCGCTACTTCCGCGGCGCGCCGAAGATCAAGGAGGTCGTCTGGAAGGTCATTCCCGACGTCAACACGCTCTTGAACGAGCTCGCGACCCACGAGATCGACGTCTATCCGAACGTCAGCGCGAACGCGATCGCGCGTCTGTCTAGCATAGAGGGAGTTACCGTCGCGCACGGCCTCATCGCAAACTGGCGCCATCTCGGCATCAACACGAGCCGGCCGCAGCTCGGGGACGTCAGGGTGCGACGCGCCATCGCCGAGGCGGTCGACTGGGCGCGCATCGAGCGCACCGTGTTCCACTCGCTCGACTCACTCGCGGTCTCGGATATCTTCCCGCAATCGTGGGCGGCGCCGGCACTAGCGCCGTACCGCTACGATCCCGCCGACGCGCGGCGATTGCTCGCCGCCGCCGGGTGGCGGCTCGGCCGCGACGGCGTCCTGCACAAGGGCGCGCTCGGGATGCACCTCACGATCTACGCGACGACCGGACATCAAGAGAACACGGAGTCACAGGTGCTGATTCAGTCGATGCTGCGCGACGTCGGCGTGGACGTTGCGGTCCGCAACTATCCCGGGAGCTATCTGTTTGCCATGGACGGGCCACTCTACACCGGCAAGTACGATCTCGAGTGGTCGATCGAAACCAACGGACCCGATCCCGACAACTCCGGCGACTGGAACGGCGCGTTCATCCCGCCGCACGGCGCGAACACATCGTGGCTCAACGATCCGGTAGTCAATGCGACGAGCGCCGCGGCCGCGAGCACCTTCGATCAGGCGAAACGCAAGGCGCTGTACCAGCGCGAGGAGGAACGCATCCGCAAGGTCGTCCCGGCGGTGTTCTTCAGCTGGCAGACCAACTACACGGCGATCAACGACGACGTGAAACACTACGTACCGGCGGCCTTCATCGGCGACAGCTGGAACGCGTGGGAGTGGAACGTCTGA
- a CDS encoding C39 family peptidase: MERLSAAAFAQTLRARELARLEFEPARSGVLSWNTHAPSGRLQFRILRAGRPASDWLDHSEWQPSGAKSFSPEHQGVRADVDVIRATQPFDGVEVRARDVEFELVAFSSPVRPRPSLPYGRDALILDVPARSQYSEDESQRGWCSPASLAMIHSFHAVDHAVGQTAQAVFDRAYNGTGNWAFNVAYSGRLGLRGVVAHLCNLDHAQRLIERNLPIAISYSWSAGELPGAPLERSDGHLAVLCGFTRDGDCAVNDPAAPNVRVVYPRAALEHVWQRNEGVAYVVAPIGIEYTDVLALP, translated from the coding sequence GTGGAACGTCTGAGCGCGGCCGCCTTCGCGCAGACGCTGAGGGCGCGCGAGTTGGCGCGCCTCGAGTTCGAGCCGGCGCGCAGTGGCGTGCTGAGCTGGAACACGCACGCGCCCTCCGGGCGCCTGCAGTTTCGCATCCTGCGCGCGGGCCGGCCCGCGAGCGACTGGCTCGATCATTCGGAGTGGCAACCCAGCGGCGCGAAGTCTTTCAGCCCGGAGCATCAAGGCGTCCGCGCCGACGTCGACGTCATTCGCGCGACGCAGCCGTTCGACGGCGTCGAGGTGCGCGCCCGCGACGTCGAGTTCGAGCTGGTTGCGTTCTCGTCGCCGGTGCGTCCGCGGCCGTCGCTTCCGTACGGCCGCGACGCGCTGATCCTCGACGTTCCCGCGCGCTCGCAATACTCGGAAGACGAAAGCCAGCGCGGCTGGTGCAGCCCGGCAAGTCTCGCCATGATCCACTCTTTCCACGCCGTCGATCACGCCGTCGGGCAAACGGCGCAAGCCGTCTTCGATCGCGCGTACAACGGCACCGGCAACTGGGCGTTCAACGTGGCCTATAGCGGCCGGCTCGGGCTACGCGGCGTCGTCGCGCATCTCTGCAATCTCGATCACGCGCAGCGCCTGATCGAGCGCAATCTCCCGATCGCCATCTCGTACTCGTGGAGCGCCGGCGAGCTTCCCGGCGCACCGCTCGAGCGCTCCGACGGCCATCTGGCCGTTCTGTGCGGCTTCACGCGCGACGGCGACTGCGCGGTCAACGACCCCGCCGCGCCCAACGTGCGCGTCGTCTATCCGCGCGCCGCGCTCGAGCACGTCTGGCAGCGCAACGAGGGTGTCGCCTACGTCGTCGCGCCGATCGGCATCGAGTACACCGACGTGCTAGCGCTCCCGTGA
- a CDS encoding uracil-DNA glycosylase, giving the protein MRDLPAIEKAVIRCRRCPELRAYTAQIARDKKRAHRDCAYWGKPVPGFGDTRARVVLVGLAPGAHGSNRTGRPFTGDASGGFLYPALYRAGFASQPQAIDRHDGLTLRDCFITAAVRCAPPHNKPTPGELRNCFPYLLEEFDALRRLRVTIALGSIAHTAVLRLLRERGFALTGNAAFAHGAELIATCGKRSISLIASYHPSRQNTNTGKLTVPMFDAIFSRAKELLER; this is encoded by the coding sequence GTGAGGGACCTGCCGGCCATCGAGAAAGCCGTCATACGCTGCCGGCGCTGTCCCGAGCTGCGCGCGTACACCGCGCAGATCGCCCGCGACAAGAAACGGGCGCATCGCGACTGCGCCTATTGGGGCAAGCCGGTGCCGGGTTTCGGCGACACTCGCGCGCGCGTCGTGCTCGTCGGGCTCGCGCCGGGGGCGCACGGCAGCAATCGCACGGGGCGCCCGTTCACCGGCGACGCGTCCGGCGGATTCCTCTACCCAGCGCTGTACCGCGCGGGGTTCGCGTCGCAGCCGCAGGCGATCGACCGTCACGACGGCCTCACGCTGCGCGACTGCTTCATCACCGCCGCGGTGCGCTGCGCGCCGCCACACAACAAGCCGACTCCGGGCGAGCTGCGGAACTGCTTTCCCTACCTGCTCGAGGAGTTTGACGCGCTGCGGCGGCTGCGCGTCACGATCGCGCTGGGCTCGATCGCCCACACGGCGGTCCTGCGCCTCCTGCGCGAGCGGGGCTTTGCGCTCACCGGAAACGCGGCGTTTGCGCACGGTGCCGAGCTGATCGCCACGTGCGGCAAGCGATCCATCTCCCTGATCGCTTCCTACCATCCCAGCCGGCAAAACACGAACACCGGCAAGCTTACGGTACCGATGTTCGATGCTATTTTTAGTCGTGCGAAAGAGTTGTTGGAACGCTAG
- a CDS encoding carboxypeptidase-like regulatory domain-containing protein has translation MYVAVLLMISRFVFWPVALDWQMHQQNVVVRGTVVDDASGRPVPGATVFATSPALNARTVSDSNGNFIFLTLFPGTYYLSASKNGAETGFNALPGYEPPQLFAGFEYGATIVLSRY, from the coding sequence ATGTACGTCGCTGTGTTGCTGATGATATCCCGCTTCGTTTTCTGGCCGGTTGCGCTGGATTGGCAGATGCATCAACAAAACGTTGTCGTAAGAGGGACGGTCGTCGACGACGCCAGTGGCCGTCCTGTGCCGGGGGCGACAGTTTTTGCCACATCGCCCGCTCTCAATGCACGAACCGTTTCCGATTCGAACGGCAATTTCATCTTCCTCACGCTCTTTCCGGGCACGTATTATCTCTCTGCGTCGAAAAATGGCGCGGAAACGGGCTTCAACGCTTTGCCCGGGTACGAGCCGCCGCAGCTCTTCGCTGGTTTTGAGTACGGCGCCACGATCGTTCTCTCGCGCTACTGA